The Prunus dulcis chromosome 3, ALMONDv2, whole genome shotgun sequence genome segment TGCTTTGGGGCAATAGTTTCAACTATCTTCATTTAATGCTCGATTGGATGCTTCTTATCTTCTCTCGCCCTTTactaagggcaattttgtccatttgaTTGCTTTGTCGTACACATGGTGTCTTATTATTGGTGTATGATTACTTGCTCCCACAATTATACTTAACATGTTTTGAGAAGTCGAACATTTAGGTATAGATGTTTGAGTATTACGGACTCTAGCATGTTGTTGCTTATCTTGGTTCATTTTAGGACTTATGATTTGTTACCAGTAATCCACTCATGAGATTCACTAAGATGCGAAGAAATATGATACATTGAGAAAAGTAATATATCGTGCATAAATAGCTATAATTCATTATATGTTGTCTATCTTGATGTTATGTATAATCATTTTGTAAGGTCTGTACTTAATGGGATTGTATGAGCCATGGTGCTACACCTTTTACTATTTTAAGCTAATGAGTAGGTTCACAAGGATGAGATGATCTTTacttaatttcaatatattaaATCGAAGTGTTCAGTACTCGGATCTTTAcattagaaaaatgaaagtgtACTTGTACTGTCATTTTGGTAATGTAAATATTTATGTACGAATAATTTCCTCTTGATCATCAGTAAAAGTTTACATTTGAAAATCACTACTATGTTTTGatattttagaagaaaaaaaaacatagtaCATATGATTATGTAATTTTTACAGaagaatgatttttttttcctacaaTACTGATggataataatatattaaaaaatggaTTATAGGAATAAAATTGAGAGTTTGATTAAGAAATAAACAACCGagaacaaatattttttaaaaacaaaaaccaaaaattaaatgaataaaataagaatgccttttgttttgtgtgagTGAGTGAGACCCCCCGCAtcaggaagaaaaaagaagaaaaagagtgaAACCCAAGGTGTTGGTTACAGGGGAAGCTAAATAGACACATAGTACATTTGATTGAGATGGTGCCAATTACCAAAAGGAGGGGCCATAccagagagaggaagagagagagagagttagtTAAAGTTGTGATAAAGAAGCAAACCATCAAGAATACAAGtatcattattattaaaaaaggaaaaaggaaaaaaaaaaaagcttacTTAGAAAATAGAACTTATATCAACGAACATATGTCTTAATCCACCCACACCTTCCATTGAAAATTTCCATTCCATCTTCTTCTGCacctcacacacacacacatacttCAACACCACGCCAAAACATTCCCTTCCTCCACCAACTGCTGCAACACCACCAACAACCCTAcgccttctctctctctctctctctctaactgCACAACTAACGCTTAACACTAACATATATATTCTGTTATGGCCTCTAACTGTTTTGATGCGCCTCTTCCATTTTCAACTCTCAGTTTCCTTCGTTTCTATAGCATTCggtattttaataatattattatatggAGACCAACGCCGCCTTTCCAACCTCACCCGATTCGTCGACCCGAGATTTCGGCTCCGATTTCGCCTCAATGTACCGCTCCATTTTCCCGCCCAAATTCACACTCCCGAGCTCCCTCTCCCTCACTCCCTCCACTCGCTCCTCCTTCTCGGACTCCGATTCCAACTCCGACGACCACCACCATAATCACAATGCTACGTCGCAGCGCCTCACCCAGGCTCAGCTTATCCTCGAGTCCCAGGAGCTCCGCGACCACTACGATCTCTGCAGCGCTCACCTCCGCGACCTCGCCGACGAACTCGACTCTCTCCGCCGGGAGAACTCCCATCTCCGGTCCGCGAACGCCGACCTCGTCAAGCTCCTCTCGTCGCAGGCCACCTTCCAGAGCTTCCTCCTCTCATCCTCCTCGTCGTCGGCGTATCAGAGTCCTTCCACGCCGTCGTTTCTCGACGACTTTCGGCGGCTCGGATTCGGATCTCTCGGTCCTCGCGACGGCGTCGTTTCCGACGAGGCCTCGGATATCAGTCCCACGAGCGTCATCGAGCGAAACCGGTTCGACGTCGTAGACCGGGTTGCGCTCCCCAAGAGCATTTCCGTCCGCTCCTCGACTCGGCCACGTGTCCCTAGCCAACTCGTTTCTGGCTCGCCCACCGtgagtaattaattaataaattaaattattacgtggcattttattattttattttattttgtctgaTAAATTTATGTTTATGGGCGGGTTCTGTTACTGTGGGTGCGGGTGCAGCAGAGCCAAGTGAAGGTGTTCAATCAGGGGATGGTGAAGACGGAGCTGTGCAACAAGTGGGAGGAGACTGGCACGTGTCCGTACGGAGAGAACTGCCAGTTTGCTCACGGCGTTAGGGAGCTCCGTCCGGTGATGAGGCACCCGCGCTACAAGACTCAGCTCTGCCGGATGGTTGCAGCTGGCGGCAAGTGTCCGTACGGTCACCGCTGCCACTTCCGTCACTCGCTGACTGAGCAGGAGAGGCTGCAACTGGCCATGGCAGCAGAGACTCGTTTTGATTAGTGGATGATGGATATATGCATGGGACTGGGTTTTGTTTAAATTGgccccccccttttttttttcttttctttttttgtatatAGACCAGTCGTTTAAAGATTTGGGAACTAAAAATGTTCCAAATCCAACGTAAATTAgcaagaataaagaaaatgtgaATTTTTGTAACGGGGTGCTGAGAGGGAAAAACGTCAATTACTGATTTattgcttgtattttttttaattaatttgattattatCTATATATACATTAATACTCGGGTTTCTAATCATCCAAATGATgacatatattatatgtatacaCCAAGTTTTACGCAACTTTCAATCCAAGTCAGAAAATGGGGACGCCTACATCTCTCTCTATCCATGCATCTCATATGTAGTTAGGGGAGTGATTGATGGTACATGTTGTTATCAGTTTACGCATACAGGTCTTGATAATATTGTCTAACAAAATATCAATCAAATCTAAATAAATTCTTGATGAAATATCAACCAATAACAAAATATCGAAGAAATATCAAACAATTTTTGTATATCTCTTGCCAGATGAACTCAATGtaaatttaattgaatttaattgagtTTGATTGAATTTTACAAACATCAAATAGATTTTGAATGTCGTTATCTTTgaattaaattgtttgttttaatatgttttgtGAGAATTGTGAAGAATTTGtggaaatatgagaaattgagCTAAAAaggagcaagaagaagaagattggaGATTAATTGGAAAGAAACCAAATCATTCCTTTCATTACAAAGAGTGTTGTCAAATTTCCTAATTCAAGATGGTTCAAGTCTTACCAAGTCaaacaataagaaataaagaaaacccTATATTAGTaggaatcctatttttataataattgtaattatatCTTAGATAGGTAGGATTTCTAGGAGTACTATATATAGGGGGATTTGGCTACTATTGTATATACTCGAACACCATCCAATTCCTACACATTCATACCCATAGCCGAAATACGTACCTTGAGGAGAACATGAAGAGAGCTCGCACAACCTTGCCGTTTTCTACTTGAAGAATTCGGTGCTTTCCATGTCTTCATCAATCATCATGTTTCCCAATAAGTCTTTCATgaactaatttctttttactaaGGCTACGAGGTAGCCTAACTAGCCTAACTAtgaatatttaaattctttgATATTGTTAATTATTTATCTATGCATGTTGAGTGTTTGTTATTGTTCTTAATgctttcaattaattaattggccaCTAATTGCATGATTGGAATAATTAGGTTGAAACCGTAAGGGGATGCCTAATAAATAGCTTCTTTTAACAAGTACCATAAATTACATAGCCGACTTAGAAGATTAACTTATGTTTTGTGTAGTCTTTAATATTTTCCATAAATCTTTATGAGTTCTTAATCATCTAAATCCATAACTAGGAATAGAGTGGGTTGatggtataaaaaaaataaaactaatatAACTTGGAAGAGAGTATTGGTGAGGTAAGGGAAAATGACTATCAACATGTTAGGAAAATTATGATTAACAAGCTAGAAGGATTTGAGTGGGATTAACTAGGTGAAATTGGTATCCTAATGCTTTATTATCCTTATTTTCATATGTTACATTATTTACTTACTCTTAATTTACTTGTTTACTTATATTTTTGTCATCATAATCCTTTTATTGTTGAAATATAATTAGGCATAAATCACTCTAATACTTAATTGATTAACTTGATCTCTGTTGGAACAATACTATACATACTACTATATTAATTTGAGTAATATTGCCCTTTTACAATTATTCACATCAAATTTTGGTGTCGCTCTCGAGGATCGAGCTAGTCTGttaatattattatgatttattaaaatatcCAAAGTACAACTAGAAAAAAATCATACTAATATTAACAGACTAAGCCAATCACCGGAAAGGGCATCAAAATTTGATGTGAATAATTGTAAGAGGACAATATCTCTCAAATTAATATAGTAGTAAGTAGAGTATTGTTCCAACAAGGAACAAGTTAATCTATTAAGTACAAGGGTGATTTATGCCTAATTATATTTGAatcaaacaataaaataattatgatGACAAAAATATAACTAAGAAAGTAAATTAAGAGTAAGTAAACAATATAACAGATGAAAATAA includes the following:
- the LOC117623028 gene encoding zinc finger CCCH domain-containing protein 14, with the protein product METNAAFPTSPDSSTRDFGSDFASMYRSIFPPKFTLPSSLSLTPSTRSSFSDSDSNSDDHHHNHNATSQRLTQAQLILESQELRDHYDLCSAHLRDLADELDSLRRENSHLRSANADLVKLLSSQATFQSFLLSSSSSSAYQSPSTPSFLDDFRRLGFGSLGPRDGVVSDEASDISPTSVIERNRFDVVDRVALPKSISVRSSTRPRVPSQLVSGSPTQSQVKVFNQGMVKTELCNKWEETGTCPYGENCQFAHGVRELRPVMRHPRYKTQLCRMVAAGGKCPYGHRCHFRHSLTEQERLQLAMAAETRFD